A segment of the Methanobrevibacter sp. genome:
AAACCTTTAAAATTACTGTCTAAATTTGAAAATAAATTTTTTTGTTCATTAACCCATTTTGAATCATCATCACAACTTAAATATTCATTAATATCATCTAAATTCTCTTGTAATGATAAAATGAAACATGAAAAATCATCTTCTGTTAAAGAATTATTTGAAACAGATTCAATAGTTTCAGACATTCTTTTAAATTTATTTTCAATTAAATTACTAAAGTATATTCTTATTACATCTCGTTTTATAGCTCCTAATGCTCGCAATTCAACACCTTCAAAAGGACAATAAAATAAGGTATTAATTATTTCGTTGAAACTTAAATAAGGATCCCACAAATACACGCCATCCATACCATTTTCATTAATTAACCTTCTCAAATCTGATAATCCTTCTAATTTATCGTGTTCTGGAGTATATTGCTTAAATGATAATGTATTTTCTAGTTCAATCTTTTCTTTAATTCCAATTGAGTTTTCGATATATTGATAATATTCTTGTTTTTTAATTATCGGTTCATAATCTTTTGATTTTAAACTTATAAACTCTTTTTCATCGTCGTTGATAAAATATCTTTTCCTTTGAACATCTAAAAATGTAAATAGTCCAAAATTCTTAATATAATAACTGGAATCAGAATATAATAATAATTTTGGATTTTTTCTCCAAATTTTAATATTTACTAAAGAATCCACATTTCCCGTGAGAACAACTTGAGAATCATTTTTATTGTATTCTTCAAAAGTGTTGCCAATATAATTATTATCCAATATAGAATTGACTTCTAAAATACAATCAGGAATTTTATCTTTAATTAAATAATGCCAATCTATATTAAAATTTACTGATTCCCATGAGTCTGATGCAACATTTGTTTTAACATTTAATATATTTACTGGAAATTGAAAAATAAAGTTCCCTAACCTATCTCTTATTTTAAATAAATTTATAGGGACATGTTTGTTAATTTTATTAGATATTCTTTCAAAATGTTCTTCATTTCTTGTAAGAAATTCAAACTGCTTTTTTTCATCAAAAAATTCTAAAATATATGAACCAGAATAAAAATTATTTTTTAAAATATAATTTAACCTATTTTCCCCTTTAGCTTGGATGAATTGTTTGTTAAGTCTTCTTAAATCATTATCATTAATAAAATACTCACCTTCACGATTAGAAATCCATTTATAGTTATGGATAAGTTTTTCAAAATTCTCTTTAATTTCAGTT
Coding sequences within it:
- a CDS encoding VPA1262 family N-terminal domain-containing protein — encoded protein: MLVKNGNIGIYNSCEVTELVIIEPNEMIYNLYTLCVFQEKNVSPEKHKYDKGFCNKIKIDENHSIGIFQYELKLTEIKENFEKLIHNYKWISNREGEYFINDNDLRRLNKQFIQAKGENRLNYILKNNFYSGSYILEFFDEKKQFEFLTRNEEHFERISNKINKHVPINLFKIRDRLGNFIFQFPVNILNVKTNVASDSWESVNFNIDWHYLIKDKIPDCILEVNSILDNNYIGNTFEEYNKNDSQVVLTGNVDSLVNIKIWRKNPKLLLYSDSSYYIKNFGLFTFLDVQRKRYFINDDEKEFISLKSKDYEPIIKKQEYYQYIENSIGIKEKIELENTLSFKQYTPEHDKLEGLSDLRRLINENGMDGVYLWDPYLSFNEIINTLFYCPFEGVELRALGAIKRDVIRIYFSNLIENKFKRMSETIESVSNNSLTEDDFSCFILSLQENLDDINEYLSCDDDSKWVNEQKNLFSNLDSNFKGLNLEFRVQKGNGAHDRFLIFPGNSKTYKQPKVYSLGTSINSFGRNYHILQEVLHPQAVVREFDKIWDESKENSIWKYPE